A DNA window from Chitinibacter fontanus contains the following coding sequences:
- a CDS encoding peptidoglycan D,D-transpeptidase FtsI family protein — MMRQARTVATGRRPDKYAVKPKLERWRVWFVLTCLMGLFAALLGRSLYLQAWNEGFLQDQGDARYRRTLKLEPNRGMITDRNGEPLAISTPVQSIWLSPRSMQVLPVGQSRPKDWKQTDDDEQVPVSVDEIKKIASLLAISPDELQAKINATRKNKQGEDVKSDFLWVKRHISPADAKRVLALNVPGVYSQTEYRRYYPAGEVMAHVVGFTNLDGKGQEGFELTKDSMLAGKAGSRTVIRDRRGYIVEDVSTIVPPQEGQTLQLSIDRRIQYLAYRELKNAVDNSQAAGGAIVVLDARTGEVLAMANAPSYNPNSRAKIDPAHKRNRALTDLYEPGSTMKAVTVAMALNAGKVTPTTVIQTGGGTMTIGPATIRDDHAVGAATVEHIIQKSSNVGAAKMALMMEREQMSDFMHAVGFGEKLNTGFPGESPGRVRPWKTWRPIEQATMAYGYGVSVSVMQMARAYQMFAGNGEVHPVTFTKLVAPAPGKQVVSAETAAQVRKMLEMVTLPGGTATRAQVVGYRVGGKTGTAKKLVNGVYSDTARVGSFVGLAPISNPRLIVAVMIDEPSFALRYGGLVAAPVFSNVVAGSLRLLGVPPDAPTTNILLPGNGVEDVKEDA, encoded by the coding sequence ATGATGCGACAAGCGCGTACTGTCGCCACTGGGCGACGTCCAGATAAATATGCCGTGAAACCAAAGCTGGAGCGCTGGCGGGTTTGGTTTGTGCTGACCTGTCTCATGGGGCTGTTTGCTGCGCTGTTGGGGCGTAGTCTGTACCTGCAAGCTTGGAATGAGGGCTTTTTGCAGGATCAAGGTGATGCGCGTTACCGCCGTACTTTAAAGCTGGAACCTAACCGCGGCATGATCACCGATCGCAATGGTGAGCCGCTGGCGATTTCGACGCCAGTACAATCGATCTGGCTGAGTCCGCGCAGTATGCAGGTTTTGCCAGTTGGGCAGAGTCGTCCCAAAGATTGGAAGCAAACTGATGATGATGAGCAGGTGCCAGTCTCGGTCGACGAAATTAAAAAGATTGCCAGTTTATTGGCTATTTCACCCGATGAGCTCCAGGCCAAAATCAACGCCACCAGAAAGAACAAACAAGGCGAAGATGTAAAGTCGGATTTTCTATGGGTTAAGCGCCATATTTCACCCGCTGATGCCAAGCGGGTTTTGGCTTTAAATGTGCCTGGCGTGTATTCGCAAACTGAATATCGCCGCTATTACCCCGCAGGTGAGGTGATGGCGCATGTGGTGGGCTTTACCAATCTGGATGGTAAGGGGCAGGAAGGCTTTGAGCTGACCAAAGATTCGATGCTGGCTGGTAAAGCCGGCTCGCGGACGGTCATTCGTGATCGCCGCGGATATATCGTCGAGGATGTTTCGACCATTGTGCCGCCACAGGAAGGGCAGACTTTGCAGCTGTCGATAGATCGCCGCATACAGTACTTGGCGTATCGCGAGCTGAAAAATGCCGTTGATAACAGCCAAGCCGCAGGTGGTGCGATTGTTGTGCTCGACGCGCGCACAGGTGAGGTACTGGCCATGGCCAATGCGCCATCCTACAACCCCAATAGTCGCGCCAAAATTGATCCAGCGCATAAACGCAATCGTGCGCTGACTGATCTGTATGAGCCCGGTTCAACCATGAAAGCCGTCACTGTGGCGATGGCGCTCAATGCTGGCAAGGTTACCCCTACGACCGTGATTCAAACGGGTGGTGGCACGATGACAATTGGCCCAGCGACGATTCGTGATGACCATGCGGTGGGCGCAGCAACCGTCGAGCACATTATCCAGAAGTCTTCCAACGTCGGTGCGGCCAAGATGGCGCTGATGATGGAGCGTGAGCAAATGTCAGATTTTATGCACGCAGTGGGCTTTGGCGAAAAACTCAATACCGGATTCCCCGGCGAGTCGCCAGGTCGGGTGCGCCCATGGAAAACGTGGCGGCCGATTGAGCAGGCCACGATGGCTTACGGCTACGGGGTATCAGTCAGCGTCATGCAAATGGCACGGGCTTATCAGATGTTTGCTGGTAATGGCGAGGTGCATCCGGTGACCTTTACCAAATTGGTCGCACCTGCGCCCGGTAAGCAGGTGGTTTCTGCTGAAACAGCCGCTCAAGTGCGCAAAATGCTGGAAATGGTGACTTTGCCTGGTGGTACTGCGACACGCGCGCAAGTGGTTGGCTATCGCGTGGGTGGCAAAACCGGTACAGCGAAAAAACTGGTCAATGGCGTGTATTCCGATACCGCTCGGGTGGGCTCATTTGTTGGGTTGGCGCCGATTTCCAATCCACGCCTGATTGTGGCGGTGATGATTGATGAGCCTTCTTTTGCGCTGCGCTACGGTGGTCTAGTCGCCGCACCGGTGTTTAGTAATGTCGTGGCGGGTAGCCTGCGTTTGCTGGGTGTTCCGCCAGATGCTCCAACAACGAATATTTTACTGCCCGGTAATGGGGTGGAAGACGTGAAGGAAGACGCATGA
- the ftsL gene encoding cell division protein FtsL produces the protein MTRLNLFLLLIVIVCAMGVVTSQHKARKLFIELQKQDAITRKLNVEWGQLQLEQSTWAMHSRIEAEASQKMGMQVAPSNRTQVILEHGQQVVKPVVTDLP, from the coding sequence GTGACTCGGTTGAACTTATTTTTACTCTTGATTGTGATTGTGTGTGCCATGGGTGTGGTGACTAGCCAGCATAAGGCGCGCAAATTATTTATCGAGCTGCAAAAACAAGATGCGATTACTCGCAAGCTGAATGTCGAATGGGGGCAATTGCAGCTAGAGCAAAGTACTTGGGCCATGCATTCGCGGATTGAGGCTGAAGCGAGCCAAAAGATGGGAATGCAAGTTGCTCCTTCTAATCGTACTCAAGTCATTCTTGAGCATGGCCAGCAGGTCGTGAAACCCGTAGTGACCGATCTGCCATGA
- the rsmH gene encoding 16S rRNA (cytosine(1402)-N(4))-methyltransferase RsmH has protein sequence MSDTQSFVHRTVLLDEAVDALAIQPDGVYVDCTFGRGGHSRLILSKLGPNGRLISFDKDPYAIAEAATIADPRFTIVHEGFVTLADSLAKLGVTQIDGLLMDLGVSSPQLDDGSRGFSFRFDAPLDMRMDTTRGITAAEWLNSADEKEIAEVVKDYGEERFARQVAAAIVTRRAVEPFATTGELAAVVATAVRTREPGQDPATRTFQAVRIYVNRELEELSLTLPQALALLKQGGRLSVIAFHSLEDRIVKRFMQDKATGDRLPSRLPVMASEIAAAPLKIVSKPIRASEAEVKANPRARSAILRVAERTEGPL, from the coding sequence GTGAGCGATACGCAAAGCTTCGTGCATCGCACGGTATTGCTCGATGAAGCGGTGGATGCGCTCGCAATCCAGCCTGATGGTGTGTATGTCGATTGTACTTTCGGCCGCGGTGGACACTCGCGCCTGATTCTCTCCAAGCTAGGCCCCAATGGCCGCTTGATCTCATTTGATAAAGACCCGTACGCAATTGCTGAGGCGGCGACGATCGCTGATCCGCGTTTTACGATTGTGCACGAAGGTTTCGTTACGCTGGCCGATTCGCTGGCCAAACTAGGTGTGACCCAAATTGATGGCTTGCTGATGGATTTGGGGGTTTCCTCGCCACAGCTTGATGATGGTTCTCGGGGGTTTAGCTTCCGGTTTGATGCTCCGCTTGATATGCGCATGGATACCACGCGGGGTATTACTGCTGCCGAATGGTTAAATTCGGCTGATGAAAAAGAAATTGCAGAGGTGGTGAAAGATTATGGCGAAGAACGGTTTGCTCGGCAGGTTGCAGCAGCGATTGTTACGCGTAGGGCAGTCGAACCTTTTGCTACAACAGGCGAACTTGCCGCGGTCGTGGCAACGGCAGTCCGCACCCGTGAGCCGGGCCAGGACCCGGCGACGCGTACCTTCCAAGCTGTACGGATTTACGTCAATCGCGAGCTTGAGGAGTTATCGCTAACGCTGCCACAGGCGCTTGCTTTGTTAAAACAAGGTGGACGTTTGTCGGTGATTGCGTTTCATTCGCTAGAAGATCGGATTGTGAAGCGCTTTATGCAAGATAAAGCCACGGGTGATCGTTTGCCTTCGCGTTTGCCGGTGATGGCTAGTGAAATTGCAGCTGCGCCGTTGAAAATCGTCAGCAAGCCAATTCGCGCCAGCGAGGCTGAAGTGAAAGCCAACCCACGTGCTCGCAGCGCGATTTTGCGTGTGGCTGAGCGTACCGAGGGCCCGCTGTGA
- the mraZ gene encoding division/cell wall cluster transcriptional repressor MraZ yields the protein MYRLKGGNSVMFSGVSSLNLDSKGRLAIPAKHRDALLAQAQGKLIITADPAGCLLVYPEPAWLPIRDQLNQLTGPKMNIRRFIVGQAEEVEMDASGRVLIPPRLRQVAKLDKEVALVGMGNKFELWDDAKWSATTEAIMAMDPQELENNMEGILL from the coding sequence ATGTATCGCCTCAAAGGTGGTAATTCGGTCATGTTTAGTGGTGTTTCTTCCTTAAATCTGGACAGCAAAGGGCGATTGGCAATACCTGCCAAGCATCGCGACGCCTTGCTCGCCCAGGCGCAAGGCAAGCTCATCATTACTGCGGACCCAGCCGGGTGCTTGTTGGTGTATCCCGAGCCAGCCTGGTTGCCGATTCGTGACCAGCTCAATCAGTTAACCGGCCCCAAAATGAATATTCGCCGGTTTATTGTGGGTCAGGCCGAAGAGGTCGAAATGGATGCATCAGGGCGGGTGCTAATTCCGCCGCGTCTGCGCCAAGTCGCCAAGTTGGATAAAGAGGTTGCTCTTGTTGGCATGGGAAACAAGTTCGAGCTGTGGGATGACGCGAAATGGAGTGCGACCACTGAGGCCATCATGGCGATGGATCCGCAGGAACTTGAGAATAATATGGAAGGAATTTTGCTGTGA
- a CDS encoding protein MIGRI — protein sequence MNGKINLFILLLLAAVITWQWLGPHRRKEIHRTVHIAAGVLLTVALLAIVWHQYSG from the coding sequence ATGAACGGCAAAATTAACCTATTTATTCTGTTGCTTCTTGCTGCCGTTATAACTTGGCAGTGGTTGGGGCCACACCGCCGGAAAGAAATTCATCGCACAGTGCATATTGCAGCAGGAGTATTGCTCACGGTGGCACTACTGGCAATTGTTTGGCATCAATACTCTGGTTAA
- the rpoH gene encoding RNA polymerase sigma factor RpoH, whose product MSTALTLPTLSVGDSIERYVQRVNAFPMLSPEEEHDLAIRHQEHNDLDAARQLVLSHLRVVVSIARGYSGYGLPQADLIQEGNIGLMKAVKRFEASRGVRLYSFAVHWIKAEIHEYILRNWRLVRIATTKAQRKLFFNLRSMKSSFAALTHVQAKEIADDLGVKPEEVLEMETRMTGQDVSLVADDGDDEGYAPIDWLADSHSEPTAVLARNRLDELQSVGIGAALDALDERSRRIIEARWLTDDGESSTLHDLAAEFNVSAERIRQIETKALQKMKQALLPAMV is encoded by the coding sequence ATGAGTACTGCACTAACGCTGCCAACCTTATCCGTTGGCGACAGCATTGAGCGTTATGTTCAGCGTGTGAACGCGTTTCCGATGCTCTCTCCGGAAGAAGAGCACGATTTAGCTATTCGTCATCAAGAACACAATGATCTGGACGCTGCCCGTCAGCTGGTGCTGTCGCATTTGCGCGTGGTGGTATCGATTGCTCGCGGGTACAGTGGGTATGGACTGCCGCAAGCTGATTTGATTCAGGAAGGCAATATTGGCTTGATGAAGGCGGTAAAACGCTTTGAGGCCAGCCGCGGTGTGCGTTTGTATTCATTTGCGGTGCATTGGATCAAAGCTGAGATTCACGAATACATCTTACGCAACTGGCGCTTGGTACGTATTGCGACCACAAAAGCGCAACGCAAATTGTTTTTTAATCTGCGTTCTATGAAGTCTAGCTTTGCCGCGCTAACCCATGTACAGGCCAAAGAAATTGCCGACGATTTGGGTGTAAAACCCGAAGAAGTGTTGGAAATGGAAACCCGCATGACTGGGCAAGACGTGTCCTTGGTGGCGGATGATGGCGACGATGAAGGTTATGCGCCGATCGACTGGTTGGCAGATAGCCACAGCGAGCCGACTGCGGTTCTGGCGCGCAATCGCCTTGATGAGTTGCAATCGGTCGGTATTGGCGCGGCTTTGGATGCATTGGATGAGCGTAGCCGCCGTATTATCGAAGCCCGTTGGTTAACTGATGATGGTGAATCATCAACGCTGCATGATTTGGCGGCTGAGTTTAACGTGTCTGCGGAACGTATTCGCCAAATTGAAACGAAAGCATTGCAAAAAATGAAGCAGGCGCTGTTGCCCGCCATGGTTTAA
- a CDS encoding sensor domain-containing diguanylate cyclase, protein MQTDNHPLQAQIQSQALLEALPVAAWQKDLQARYVWVNPVYAQHLGLTVASLLGRSDEEVLPDWMCESIQLEEMSVFAGQQARWADLTLPKVEGVVKTLRCYRAGAYNDAGELNGILGFGIDVSNEKHLYKTLQTQIDSQSSWLRALQDHALISMMDRQGRFTYVSDQFGRLIGQPAKVLIGQSRAAYKLQPEGMQIGYYLTLAEQGTPVSLEYSGLRPDESPYWGRSLLIALKSAADTEQVFFELATDLTTEKMTANALNSVNDNLIELINKNTELIAQLEVAARTDPLTGLLNRRALYERARQEGDRAKRKKSPLSLIAMDIDHFKMINDQYGHETGDQALIMLARWCGEALRSTDLIARTGGEEFILLLPDTDLTQAIVIAERIRLAIQNNRVLIESNNTRFGYTVSQGVAMVGEQESVQDAMIRADRALYQAKAEGRNRVCQATS, encoded by the coding sequence ATGCAGACCGACAATCACCCATTGCAAGCGCAAATTCAAAGCCAAGCCTTACTTGAGGCATTGCCAGTTGCCGCATGGCAAAAAGATCTGCAAGCACGCTATGTGTGGGTTAATCCGGTTTATGCGCAGCACTTAGGGCTCACTGTTGCGAGTTTATTGGGGCGCTCGGATGAAGAGGTGTTGCCTGATTGGATGTGTGAGTCGATTCAGTTGGAGGAAATGTCGGTATTTGCTGGGCAGCAAGCTCGTTGGGCCGATTTAACTTTACCTAAAGTTGAGGGCGTCGTTAAAACATTACGTTGCTATCGCGCGGGTGCTTATAACGATGCGGGTGAGCTCAATGGTATTTTGGGGTTTGGTATTGATGTTTCCAATGAAAAACACCTCTATAAAACCTTGCAAACTCAGATTGATAGTCAATCTAGTTGGCTGCGTGCCCTGCAAGATCATGCTCTGATTTCGATGATGGATAGGCAGGGGCGGTTTACTTATGTAAGTGATCAGTTTGGCAGGCTCATAGGGCAGCCGGCTAAAGTGTTGATTGGCCAATCACGGGCGGCATATAAGTTGCAGCCCGAAGGAATGCAAATTGGTTATTACCTAACTCTTGCGGAGCAAGGTACACCGGTGAGTTTGGAATACTCCGGTCTACGTCCCGATGAAAGCCCCTATTGGGGGCGCTCCTTGTTGATAGCCTTGAAGTCGGCGGCTGATACCGAGCAAGTGTTTTTTGAGCTGGCAACGGATTTGACCACAGAAAAAATGACCGCTAATGCGCTCAATTCTGTGAATGACAATTTGATTGAGCTCATTAATAAAAACACTGAGTTGATTGCCCAGCTAGAAGTCGCTGCGCGTACAGACCCCTTGACCGGCCTACTAAACCGTCGTGCCTTGTATGAGCGCGCAAGACAAGAAGGGGATCGTGCGAAGCGCAAAAAATCGCCGCTGTCATTGATTGCGATGGATATCGACCATTTCAAAATGATCAATGATCAATATGGCCATGAAACGGGCGATCAAGCCTTGATAATGCTAGCGCGTTGGTGTGGTGAGGCCTTGCGTTCTACCGATTTGATTGCGCGTACTGGTGGTGAAGAATTTATCTTGTTACTGCCAGATACCGACTTAACCCAAGCCATTGTCATTGCCGAGCGGATTCGGCTAGCTATTCAGAATAACCGGGTCCTCATTGAGTCAAATAATACCCGTTTTGGATATACCGTTAGTCAGGGCGTTGCCATGGTTGGCGAGCAAGAGTCTGTCCAAGACGCGATGATCAGAGCTGATCGCGCTCTGTACCAAGCCAAGGCCGAAGGCCGAAATCGTGTGTGCCAGGCCACAAGCTAG
- a CDS encoding GntR family transcriptional regulator, with product MDLSVAANRKLLALAPDLGSPQPIAVQFFQKLKIAICAGYWLPAEYLPSIAQFASLFQIPAESVQAAFDQLIKESWLMQDEQLRYQVTPKIDQPVSRLSNFSSLLHSRGFKAGSIWLNREVVEPNMEEQWRLKLQTGAKVSRLQRLRTANDLVIGYESTSLPSSLVPNPHEIGASLYQFMHEHQLVIAKAIEEIDAFSCDEQMAQLCGFDVGKALLRLTRVSFLPSGRAFELTYSYFRSDYYRYVVEFND from the coding sequence ATGGACCTTTCTGTCGCCGCCAACCGCAAGTTACTCGCCCTCGCGCCCGATTTAGGGTCGCCGCAACCGATTGCGGTACAGTTTTTCCAGAAGCTTAAAATTGCCATTTGCGCTGGCTATTGGTTACCCGCTGAATATTTGCCCAGCATTGCCCAGTTTGCCAGTTTGTTTCAGATTCCCGCAGAGTCGGTTCAAGCCGCATTTGACCAGTTAATTAAAGAAAGCTGGTTGATGCAGGATGAGCAGCTACGCTATCAGGTCACGCCTAAAATTGATCAGCCTGTGTCACGGCTAAGTAATTTTTCCAGTTTGCTGCATAGCCGAGGTTTCAAAGCGGGGTCGATCTGGCTTAATCGCGAAGTTGTCGAGCCCAATATGGAAGAGCAATGGCGGCTCAAATTACAGACGGGGGCCAAAGTAAGTCGTTTACAGCGTTTACGCACCGCCAATGACCTAGTGATTGGTTATGAATCAACGAGCTTACCCTCGAGTCTGGTGCCAAACCCACATGAAATTGGAGCCTCGCTCTATCAATTTATGCACGAGCACCAATTGGTGATTGCGAAAGCGATTGAGGAAATTGATGCCTTTTCTTGTGATGAACAGATGGCGCAATTGTGTGGGTTTGATGTGGGTAAAGCCTTACTGCGCTTAACTCGAGTGAGTTTTTTACCCAGTGGCCGCGCCTTTGAATTGACCTATTCCTACTTCCGCAGCGACTACTATCGCTATGTGGTTGAGTTTAACGATTGA
- a CDS encoding EAL domain-containing response regulator, translating to MPIVQPRCILLADDSQTQRQLMRAMLQDIPDVKLFEATDGSWALQLVRQLVKVDLIITDLNMPGMDGIELLRNLATHSDIPAVILISGYAPELLENCARAAQELGISRIAYLSKPFYGQTLKELALKLINTPLQPPFHSDGAPAPMPLIDIITGLAHNQFCAHYQPIFSLQHGQMEQIEALARWENPQFGLLGPASFIERLDSEGHLTLLTRRIAQTGFDLLQTKMLPPYVRLSINLSRNQLDDTELLEWLHHELVLRNLSPNRIVLEITENSAFNNLGQTMATLLRLRLRGFGLALDDFGVGQTPLELLRELAITELKLDQSLVRNIHRDERAQSIFAGIVKIASELQLRIIAEGVENDADFHFLQQHYEGFNLHLQGYLFAKPMSASDLVAGYGLLRNHTA from the coding sequence ATGCCTATCGTTCAGCCTCGTTGTATCTTGCTTGCGGATGACAGTCAAACTCAGCGGCAGTTGATGCGCGCGATGTTACAAGATATTCCCGATGTGAAGCTGTTTGAAGCTACCGATGGTAGCTGGGCTTTGCAGCTGGTGCGGCAATTGGTGAAGGTCGATTTAATTATCACTGATCTAAACATGCCCGGGATGGATGGCATTGAGCTGCTGCGCAATCTAGCTACTCACAGTGATATACCTGCGGTCATTTTAATTAGTGGCTATGCCCCAGAACTACTGGAAAATTGCGCCCGTGCAGCACAAGAGCTAGGTATTTCGCGGATCGCCTATCTTAGTAAGCCTTTTTATGGGCAGACCTTGAAAGAATTGGCGCTTAAATTAATTAATACACCCTTACAACCACCGTTTCACTCCGATGGCGCGCCTGCCCCGATGCCATTGATCGATATCATTACCGGTTTGGCACACAATCAATTTTGCGCTCATTACCAGCCTATTTTTAGTTTGCAGCATGGGCAAATGGAACAAATCGAGGCCCTTGCACGGTGGGAAAACCCGCAGTTTGGTTTGCTCGGGCCAGCCTCATTTATTGAGCGGCTTGATAGCGAAGGGCATCTGACCTTGCTGACCCGTCGAATTGCGCAGACTGGGTTTGATTTATTGCAAACCAAAATGTTGCCCCCCTATGTGCGTCTATCGATTAATTTGTCGCGTAATCAGCTTGACGATACCGAGCTGTTGGAATGGTTGCACCATGAATTGGTGCTGCGTAATTTATCGCCTAACCGGATCGTGCTGGAAATCACCGAAAATTCAGCTTTTAACAATCTAGGGCAAACCATGGCGACTTTGTTGCGTCTGCGCTTGCGAGGGTTTGGGCTAGCTCTGGATGATTTTGGTGTAGGACAAACACCGCTGGAATTACTGCGCGAGTTGGCGATTACCGAGCTGAAATTGGATCAAAGTTTAGTACGCAATATCCATCGTGATGAGCGGGCGCAGAGTATTTTTGCCGGTATCGTGAAAATCGCCAGCGAATTGCAATTGCGGATTATTGCTGAAGGTGTCGAAAACGATGCTGATTTCCACTTTTTGCAACAGCATTACGAAGGTTTCAATTTGCACCTGCAGGGATATTTATTTGCCAAACCGATGTCGGCCTCTGATTTGGTTGCCGGGTATGGGTTGTTGAGAAATCATACTGCATAG
- a CDS encoding P-II family nitrogen regulator has protein sequence MTFHTKTMLTIVTEAVLENDLVALFEAQKVRGWTIVAARGKGAHGEKRGSFDANENIQIELIIDTASGEALAEDIMRRFGEHYALVQWLSEVRVLRGNKF, from the coding sequence ATGACATTTCATACCAAAACCATGTTAACGATCGTGACCGAAGCTGTTCTGGAAAATGATCTGGTAGCCTTGTTTGAAGCACAAAAAGTACGAGGTTGGACAATTGTTGCGGCACGGGGCAAAGGTGCTCATGGTGAGAAGCGCGGTAGCTTTGATGCCAATGAGAATATCCAGATTGAGTTAATTATTGATACTGCCAGCGGCGAAGCGCTGGCCGAAGACATTATGCGGCGTTTTGGCGAGCATTACGCTTTGGTGCAATGGTTGTCCGAGGTTAGAGTATTACGGGGTAATAAATTCTAA
- a CDS encoding sodium-dependent bicarbonate transport family permease: protein MKDFYMQIDPVVLFFLLGLAAGIAKSDLKLPSALYETLSVFLLLAIGIKGGLALAKQPMMEILPQAMLVLLMGCLIPLLIYPLLRLKLPQADAASVAAHYGSASVVTFAVGVAFLTRLAVPYESQTTLFLALLEMPALVVGVILARLGGDAKQATGHGWGKLMHEVLLGKSIVLLLGGLAIGYIAGPEGIKPVDKLYLDLFKPVLTLFLLEMGLVVAGKVGALRQHGLFMLIVGVGLPVALSWVGIGFGMLMGLSLGGVTLLATLAASASYIAAPAAMRMAVPQANPALSLGASLGVTFPFNLLVGIPLYHQFAIAVA, encoded by the coding sequence ATGAAAGATTTCTACATGCAAATTGATCCGGTGGTTTTATTCTTTCTGCTTGGCCTGGCCGCAGGTATTGCCAAATCTGATTTGAAGCTACCGAGTGCGCTGTATGAAACGCTCTCGGTGTTTTTGCTCTTAGCAATCGGGATTAAAGGTGGATTGGCGCTGGCCAAGCAGCCCATGATGGAAATCTTGCCGCAGGCCATGCTGGTCTTGCTAATGGGCTGTTTAATTCCGCTGCTGATTTACCCTTTGCTACGGTTAAAACTACCGCAGGCTGATGCTGCGAGTGTAGCCGCACACTATGGTTCTGCTTCGGTGGTGACATTCGCCGTAGGCGTGGCTTTTTTGACGCGCTTAGCGGTGCCATATGAGTCACAGACGACACTCTTTCTGGCTTTACTGGAAATGCCTGCCTTGGTGGTTGGGGTGATCTTGGCGCGCTTGGGGGGAGATGCCAAGCAAGCCACTGGGCATGGTTGGGGCAAGCTGATGCATGAAGTCTTACTAGGTAAAAGTATTGTGTTACTTCTGGGCGGTTTGGCTATTGGCTACATTGCAGGTCCTGAAGGTATTAAGCCGGTCGATAAGCTGTATCTCGATTTGTTCAAGCCAGTATTAACTTTGTTCTTGTTGGAAATGGGTCTGGTGGTGGCTGGTAAGGTGGGGGCACTGCGTCAGCATGGCTTATTTATGTTGATTGTCGGAGTTGGTTTGCCAGTAGCTTTGAGCTGGGTCGGAATTGGTTTTGGAATGCTAATGGGCTTGTCGCTGGGTGGTGTTACTCTATTGGCGACGCTCGCAGCTTCTGCCAGTTATATTGCGGCACCGGCAGCCATGCGGATGGCGGTGCCACAGGCGAACCCTGCTTTGTCGCTGGGCGCCTCACTAGGGGTAACCTTCCCGTTTAATTTATTGGTGGGTATCCCGCTGTATCACCAATTTGCTATCGCTGTGGCTTAA
- a CDS encoding DedA family protein, whose product MTEWLNSIMTHSSELALAILFIIVLAESIALLGLLIPGTVLMFSMGALVGNGQIEFWAACAIGFIAALLGDGLSYALGRRYRRQLQRAQILRPHQRLLLQARLVLRQHGPLGIFAGRFLGPTRPVLPLVAGMLSMPSRRFWPACTLASLLWTPCFLMPGILAGAAIGLASHGVFSFPILLLLGAISLALIGWLGTQAIRHGLQQRGLAAMPAHLSWGSGVSMLACGVVTWQIAIHPLAPTYGSRIWQVLT is encoded by the coding sequence ATGACCGAGTGGCTCAATTCCATCATGACGCATTCCAGTGAGTTAGCACTGGCAATACTATTTATTATCGTACTGGCTGAATCCATTGCTCTGCTGGGTTTATTGATCCCAGGCACGGTACTGATGTTTAGCATGGGCGCTTTAGTCGGCAATGGTCAGATCGAATTTTGGGCCGCCTGTGCGATCGGGTTTATCGCCGCCTTGCTAGGTGATGGCTTGTCGTATGCGCTTGGGCGACGTTATCGACGTCAATTACAGCGGGCGCAGATCTTGCGCCCACATCAGCGACTATTGCTGCAAGCCCGACTCGTACTACGCCAGCACGGGCCCTTAGGCATTTTTGCTGGGCGTTTTCTCGGCCCAACTCGACCAGTTTTACCCTTGGTGGCGGGCATGTTGTCGATGCCCAGCCGCCGTTTCTGGCCTGCATGTACCTTGGCCAGTTTATTGTGGACGCCGTGCTTTTTGATGCCGGGTATTTTAGCCGGCGCGGCGATCGGTCTAGCCAGCCATGGGGTTTTCTCATTTCCAATCTTGCTGCTACTGGGGGCAATTAGCCTAGCGCTGATTGGCTGGTTAGGGACGCAAGCAATACGTCACGGCCTACAGCAACGCGGCCTCGCGGCCATGCCCGCTCATCTTAGCTGGGGGTCGGGCGTGAGCATGCTTGCCTGCGGTGTAGTCACTTGGCAAATTGCGATCCACCCGCTCGCCCCCACGTATGGCTCACG